From a single Candidatus Woesearchaeota archaeon genomic region:
- a CDS encoding DHH family phosphoesterase, with amino-acid sequence MSLKEKIEEFRNEIKKSKNPIMFYDTDTDGVTSYLQLKNKFKKITGFPMPKEYIVQEKIAKNITSTNDLIIIFDVPLLSETFIKMTNGKKILWADHHITENKKHAKKYKIN; translated from the coding sequence ATGAGTCTTAAAGAAAAGATTGAAGAATTTCGAAATGAAATCAAAAAATCCAAAAACCCTATCATGTTCTATGATACCGACACAGATGGAGTTACTTCTTATTTGCAATTAAAAAATAAATTCAAAAAAATCACTGGATTTCCAATGCCAAAAGAGTATATCGTTCAAGAAAAAATTGCTAAAAATATAACTTCAACAAATGATTTAATAATTATTTTTGATGTTCCTCTACTATCAGAAACATTTATCAAAATGACAAATGGTAAAAAAATACTCTGGGCTGACCATCATATAACTGAAAATAAAAAACACGCTAAAAAATACAAAATAAATTAA
- a CDS encoding segregation/condensation protein A, translated as MPSQSNQEELVYIKPEERIYDVATNKDVIDWKSFLYELIHKEGLNPWDIDLSLLTNKYIQSLKELKDVDFDVSGKFLTVAVFLLKTKTETLLERDIRGIEDKIAQVQSDSNGFDELDALEGLDLELDEIDLKKKKYVLKYRNPIARKRKVTIFDLIKTLEKTFEQSNRRRTNFFQRSGDTKYDGPMYEKRPKDLKQLIEELYDLVKSEFSSKKGHLCFNHLVDGLEEKMEILDRFIPLLHLHNNSKLKLKQEEHFGDINISPCEDEE; from the coding sequence ATGCCTTCTCAGTCAAATCAAGAGGAATTAGTTTATATTAAACCTGAAGAGAGAATTTATGATGTTGCAACTAATAAAGATGTGATTGATTGGAAGAGCTTTTTGTATGAGTTAATTCATAAAGAGGGTTTAAATCCTTGGGATATTGATTTGAGTCTTTTAACTAACAAATATATTCAATCTTTAAAAGAGTTAAAAGATGTTGATTTTGATGTTTCTGGCAAGTTTTTAACTGTTGCAGTGTTTCTTTTGAAGACAAAAACAGAGACTTTACTTGAGAGAGATATTAGAGGAATTGAGGATAAAATTGCACAAGTTCAATCTGATAGTAATGGTTTTGATGAGCTTGATGCTTTAGAAGGACTTGATTTAGAACTTGATGAAATTGATTTGAAAAAGAAGAAGTATGTGCTTAAGTATAGGAATCCTATTGCAAGAAAGAGAAAAGTTACTATTTTTGATTTAATTAAAACTTTGGAGAAAACTTTTGAGCAAAGTAATAGGAGACGAACTAATTTTTTTCAACGATCTGGAGATACGAAATATGATGGTCCTATGTATGAAAAAAGACCTAAGGATTTGAAACAATTAATAGAGGAATTATATGATTTAGTAAAATCTGAATTTTCTTCAAAGAAAGGACATTTATGTTTTAATCATTTAGTTGATGGTCTTGAAGAGAAAATGGAAATTTTGGACAGGTTTATTCCTCTATTACATTTACATAATAATTCTAAGTTGAAACTTAAGCAAGAAGAACATTTTGGAGATATAAATATTAGTCCTTGCGAGGATGAAGAATAA
- the lonB gene encoding ATP-dependent protease LonB, which yields MEKSSKKNSKSSDVKYKEISKKDYLNFKHTGEIKISEKIVENVIGQEQALEIINKAAAQRRHVLLLGEPGTGKSMLGKAIAEILSTKNALDVLSYPNPKDDNNPIVKVTEAGDGQKIIDKIKFSQIKSIGKGQGMVFIFIFILSVVMSIYLHYLWKSGGISDVIYAAAIIGQLAFFGILILAFALFSSIGKRAGLPGGNDNSTPKLIVDNTGRKMIFEDASGAHEGALLGDVLHDPFQSGGMGTPAHQRVVSGMIHKANGGVLFIDEIATLKPEMQQELLTAIQEKQMPITGRSERSAGAMVRSTPVPTDFILVAAGNLETLNHMHPALRSRIRGYGYEIYMNDVMDDNLENRKKIMQFIAQEVKNDGKIPHFTSAACDYIVMEAKKRGDKANKLTTRFRELGGIVRAAGDIAIERGALLTEVEDIKMAFEKVKSIEEQMISRYTEVKKEYSIIITKGVSIGRVNGLAVIGSSPPYSGMVLTIEAEVVKGGKGVQFIATGKLGEIAKESVTNISALIQKIFGEDLTKDYSIYIQFIQTHSGVEGDSASIAVATAIVSALKSIPIRQEVAMTGSLSIRGEVLPIGGISAKIEGAIMSGIKTVIVPASNLKDIVISDETKAKIKIVPVKTFDQVLEVALDWKKVDKKTKDNIKNYFKV from the coding sequence ATGGAAAAATCTTCTAAAAAAAATTCTAAGAGTTCTGATGTGAAATATAAAGAAATTAGTAAGAAAGATTATCTTAATTTTAAACATACTGGAGAGATTAAGATTTCTGAAAAGATTGTAGAGAATGTGATTGGACAAGAACAAGCTCTTGAAATAATTAATAAAGCTGCAGCTCAGAGGAGACATGTTTTATTATTAGGTGAGCCTGGTACTGGGAAGAGTATGCTTGGAAAGGCCATTGCAGAGATTTTATCTACTAAAAATGCTCTTGATGTTTTATCTTATCCTAATCCTAAGGATGATAATAATCCTATTGTTAAGGTAACTGAGGCTGGAGATGGTCAAAAAATTATTGATAAAATTAAATTTTCCCAAATTAAATCTATTGGTAAGGGTCAAGGAATGGTTTTCATTTTCATTTTTATTTTATCAGTTGTTATGTCGATTTATTTACATTATTTGTGGAAGAGTGGAGGAATTTCAGATGTTATTTATGCAGCAGCAATTATAGGCCAACTTGCATTTTTCGGAATTTTGATTTTGGCGTTTGCTTTGTTTTCTAGTATTGGTAAAAGGGCTGGACTTCCTGGTGGGAATGATAATTCTACTCCTAAACTTATAGTTGATAATACTGGTAGAAAAATGATTTTTGAAGATGCATCTGGAGCTCATGAAGGTGCACTTTTAGGTGATGTTTTACATGATCCTTTTCAGAGTGGTGGAATGGGAACTCCTGCACATCAAAGAGTTGTTTCTGGAATGATACATAAAGCTAATGGTGGAGTTTTATTTATTGATGAAATTGCAACTCTTAAACCTGAAATGCAACAAGAACTTCTTACTGCAATTCAAGAAAAACAGATGCCTATTACTGGAAGGTCTGAGAGGAGTGCTGGAGCGATGGTTCGTTCGACTCCAGTTCCTACTGATTTCATTTTAGTTGCGGCAGGTAATTTAGAGACTCTAAATCATATGCATCCTGCTTTAAGATCAAGAATTAGGGGTTATGGGTATGAAATTTATATGAATGATGTAATGGATGATAATTTGGAGAATAGGAAAAAAATTATGCAATTCATTGCTCAAGAAGTTAAAAATGATGGTAAGATTCCACATTTTACTTCTGCAGCTTGTGATTATATTGTCATGGAAGCTAAAAAAAGAGGTGATAAAGCAAATAAATTAACTACTAGATTTAGGGAGCTTGGTGGTATTGTGCGTGCTGCAGGAGATATTGCAATTGAGAGAGGAGCTTTACTTACAGAGGTAGAAGATATTAAAATGGCTTTTGAGAAAGTGAAGTCTATTGAAGAGCAAATGATTTCAAGATACACTGAGGTTAAGAAAGAGTATTCTATTATTATAACAAAAGGAGTTTCTATTGGAAGAGTTAATGGTTTGGCAGTTATTGGTTCTAGTCCGCCTTATTCAGGTATGGTTTTAACTATTGAGGCAGAAGTAGTAAAGGGTGGAAAAGGAGTCCAATTTATTGCTACAGGTAAGCTTGGAGAGATTGCAAAGGAGAGTGTAACTAATATTTCAGCTCTTATTCAAAAAATTTTTGGGGAGGATTTGACAAAGGATTATAGTATTTATATTCAATTTATTCAAACTCATAGTGGTGTTGAAGGTGATAGTGCATCTATTGCAGTTGCAACTGCAATTGTTTCTGCGCTTAAATCTATACCAATTAGACAAGAAGTTGCAATGACTGGGTCTTTGTCAATTAGAGGAGAAGTACTTCCTATTGGAGGAATTTCTGCAAAGATTGAAGGTGCGATTATGAGTGGGATTAAAACTGTTATTGTTCCTGCGAGTAATTTGAAAGATATTGTTATATCTGATGAAACTAAAGCTAAGATTAAAATTGTGCCAGTTAAAACTTTTGATCAAGTTTTAGAAGTTGCTCTTGATTGGAAAAAAGTTGATAAAAAAACTAAAGATAATATTAAAAATTATTTTAAGGTTTAA
- a CDS encoding uracil-DNA glycosylase, with amino-acid sequence MNKKEELEKVKQEILTKLKCPLKDAALNLVFGKGNENAKILFIGEAPGAKEDEIGLPFVGRAGKKLDKLLNQIELTIDEVYIANILKYRPPKNRDPNKEEIRNHTPYLIEQIKIIKPQIIATLGNYATKFVLANFNPDEMKKVKGIAEIHGQKHEIEFENEKFLVIPIYHPSAMMYKPSLKEDFENDFKIMAKIIGTKFKKEEIQKSLI; translated from the coding sequence ATGAATAAAAAAGAGGAATTAGAAAAAGTAAAACAAGAAATTTTAACAAAATTAAAATGTCCTCTAAAAGATGCAGCCCTAAATCTAGTATTTGGTAAAGGAAATGAAAATGCTAAAATACTATTCATTGGTGAAGCTCCAGGCGCAAAAGAAGATGAAATTGGTCTGCCGTTTGTTGGAAGAGCAGGGAAAAAACTAGACAAACTACTAAATCAAATTGAACTAACAATTGATGAAGTATATATTGCAAATATCCTAAAATATAGACCTCCAAAAAATAGGGACCCAAATAAAGAAGAAATCCGAAATCATACACCATACTTAATTGAGCAAATAAAAATAATAAAACCTCAAATAATTGCAACGCTTGGAAATTATGCAACAAAATTTGTTCTTGCAAACTTCAACCCTGACGAAATGAAAAAAGTAAAAGGAATTGCTGAAATTCATGGACAAAAACACGAAATTGAATTCGAAAATGAAAAATTTTTAGTAATCCCAATATATCACCCCTCCGCCATGATGTACAAACCATCCCTAAAAGAAGATTTCGAAAATGACTTCAAAATTATGGCAAAAATAATTGGTACAAAATTCAAAAAAGAAGAAATACAAAAATCATTAATTTAA